A single window of Streptomyces xanthii DNA harbors:
- a CDS encoding phosphotransferase has translation MTGTGPEPLPGGLANAGAVFRTGETVDRPAPPHASALHAQLRALRARGFDGAPLPVAHDPARDRERLTYVPGDVALPPFPPWAMTDASLRSVGALLRRLHDASALDAEALGAAWPRDMADPEGGTVLCHNDVCPENVVFRDGRAVALIDFDLAAPGRPVWDLAMTARYWIPMLDPHGAAHSYPPHLDAPRRLTVLADAYGLAPADRAALPATIEEATAVCRAFVAARLTAGDPHFTRAHAERGGWPRWDRLQTWLEDHRGEFMAALTAGPPRT, from the coding sequence GTGACCGGCACCGGTCCCGAGCCGCTGCCCGGCGGGCTCGCGAACGCGGGCGCCGTCTTCCGCACCGGCGAGACCGTCGACCGCCCGGCCCCGCCGCACGCCTCCGCGCTCCACGCCCAGCTGCGGGCGCTGCGCGCGCGGGGCTTCGACGGGGCGCCGCTGCCCGTCGCCCACGATCCGGCCCGCGACCGCGAGCGGCTGACCTACGTCCCCGGCGACGTCGCCCTGCCGCCGTTCCCGCCCTGGGCCATGACCGACGCGTCGCTCCGCTCGGTCGGCGCGCTGCTGCGCCGCCTGCACGACGCGTCCGCGCTCGACGCCGAAGCCCTGGGCGCGGCCTGGCCGCGGGACATGGCCGACCCCGAGGGCGGCACGGTCCTGTGCCACAACGACGTCTGCCCCGAGAACGTCGTCTTCCGCGACGGCCGGGCCGTCGCCCTCATCGACTTCGACCTCGCGGCCCCCGGCCGCCCGGTGTGGGACCTGGCGATGACCGCCCGTTACTGGATCCCGATGCTCGACCCGCACGGCGCCGCCCACTCCTACCCGCCCCACCTCGACGCCCCGCGCCGCCTCACCGTCCTCGCCGACGCGTACGGCCTCGCCCCCGCCGACCGCGCCGCGCTCCCCGCCACGATCGAGGAGGCCACGGCGGTCTGCCGGGCCTTCGTCGCCGCCCGCCTGACCGCGGGCGACCCGCACTTCACCCGGGCTCACGCGGAGCGCGGCGGCTGGCCCCGCTGGGACCGCCTCCAGACCTGGCTGGAGGACCACCGAGGGGAGTTCATGGCGGCGCTGACGGCCGGCCCGCCCAGGACGTGA
- a CDS encoding DoxX family protein: protein MAHGMRTDVHTSYVEGSTDWRDSAQRFALLPLRIFLGVTFIYASFDKLTDSAFFKASGPGSIGAQMHGVRDISAFPELVDLALKSPPAFGYAIALGELAVGIGTLLGILARVAALGGALISLSLWLTVSWATEPYYLGNDLAYLMAWLPLILAGAAIWSVDAWWRERRARP from the coding sequence ATGGCACACGGCATGCGGACGGACGTGCACACCAGCTACGTCGAGGGGAGCACCGACTGGCGGGACTCCGCGCAGCGGTTCGCGCTGCTCCCGCTCCGGATATTCCTCGGCGTCACCTTCATCTACGCGTCCTTCGACAAACTCACCGACAGCGCCTTCTTCAAGGCGAGCGGGCCCGGGTCGATCGGGGCCCAGATGCACGGGGTGCGCGACATCTCCGCGTTCCCCGAACTGGTCGACCTGGCCCTCAAGTCGCCGCCCGCCTTCGGCTACGCGATCGCCCTCGGCGAGCTGGCGGTCGGGATCGGGACGCTGCTCGGCATCCTCGCGCGGGTCGCCGCGCTCGGCGGGGCGCTCATCTCCCTCAGCCTGTGGCTCACGGTCTCCTGGGCGACCGAGCCCTACTACCTGGGCAACGACCTGGCCTACCTCATGGCATGGCTGCCGCTGATCCTGGCGGGGGCGGCGATCTGGTCCGTCGACGCGTGGTGGCGCGAACGCCGGGCGCGGCCGTAG
- a CDS encoding LuxR C-terminal-related transcriptional regulator translates to MTEHTEETAPAPGRHVRVVLVDDHRMFRTGVQAEIGRTEETGVEVVGEAADVDQAVTVITATRPEVVLLDVHLPGGGGVEVLRRSAPLMADADNPVRFLALSVSDAAEDVIGVIRGGARGYVTKTITGTDLVDSIFRVQEGDAVFSPRLAGFVLDAFASTDAPPVDEDLDRLTQREREVLRLIARGYAYKEIAKQLFISVKTVESHVSAVLRKLQLSNRHELTRWATARRLV, encoded by the coding sequence ATGACGGAACACACCGAGGAAACGGCTCCCGCTCCGGGACGGCACGTGCGGGTGGTCCTGGTCGACGACCACCGCATGTTCCGTACCGGTGTGCAGGCCGAGATCGGCCGCACCGAGGAGACCGGCGTCGAGGTCGTCGGCGAGGCGGCCGACGTCGACCAGGCCGTCACCGTCATCACGGCGACCCGCCCCGAGGTCGTCCTCCTCGACGTCCACCTCCCGGGCGGCGGCGGCGTCGAAGTCCTGCGCCGCAGTGCCCCGTTGATGGCCGACGCGGACAACCCCGTCCGCTTCCTGGCCCTTTCGGTCTCCGACGCGGCCGAGGACGTCATCGGCGTGATCCGCGGCGGTGCCCGCGGCTACGTCACGAAGACCATCACCGGCACCGACCTCGTCGACTCCATCTTCCGCGTCCAGGAAGGCGACGCCGTCTTCTCCCCGCGCCTCGCCGGCTTCGTCCTCGACGCCTTCGCCTCCACCGACGCCCCGCCGGTCGACGAGGACCTCGACCGCCTCACCCAGCGCGAACGCGAGGTCCTGCGCCTGATCGCCCGCGGCTACGCCTACAAGGAGATCGCGAAGCAGCTCTTCATCTCCGTGAAGACGGTCGAGTCCCACGTCTCGGCGGTCCTTCGCAAACTCCAGCTCTCCAACCGGCATGAGCTGACCCGCTGGGCGACGGCGCGGCGCCTCGTGTGA
- a CDS encoding class II aldolase/adducin family protein, with the protein MSTQIPAPIPTDQLHFAMPPVHTDPADERRYRKERLAGALRNFGRLGYEDGVSGHITARDPEFEDCYWVNPFGMPLRHVTVGDLVLANGDGQVLEGRYHVNQAAFTVHAEVHRARPELVAVAHCHSTYGRALSAIGELIEPITQEACAFYEDHALLDEYTGVSVDAGEGKRIAVALGAFKALILRNHGLLTVGDSVDAAAWWFIALERCAQVQLAARAAGRPVLIDRRQAVATRDQTGGDLVAWINYQSMWQDITRSEPEFLA; encoded by the coding sequence ATGTCGACGCAGATCCCCGCCCCGATACCCACCGACCAGCTGCATTTCGCGATGCCGCCCGTGCACACCGACCCCGCCGACGAGCGGCGGTACCGCAAGGAGCGGCTCGCGGGGGCGCTGCGGAACTTCGGCCGGCTCGGGTACGAGGACGGCGTCTCGGGTCACATCACGGCCCGCGACCCCGAGTTCGAGGACTGCTACTGGGTCAACCCGTTCGGCATGCCGCTGCGGCACGTCACCGTCGGCGACCTCGTCCTGGCCAACGGGGACGGCCAGGTCCTGGAGGGCCGGTACCACGTCAACCAGGCGGCCTTCACCGTGCACGCCGAGGTGCACCGGGCCCGCCCCGAGCTCGTCGCCGTCGCGCACTGCCACTCCACGTACGGGCGGGCGCTGTCCGCGATCGGCGAGCTCATCGAGCCGATCACCCAGGAGGCCTGCGCCTTCTACGAGGACCACGCGCTGCTCGACGAGTACACGGGTGTGTCCGTCGACGCGGGGGAGGGCAAGCGGATCGCGGTCGCGCTCGGCGCGTTCAAGGCGCTGATCCTGCGCAACCACGGGCTGCTCACCGTGGGCGACTCGGTGGACGCCGCCGCCTGGTGGTTCATCGCGCTCGAACGCTGCGCGCAGGTGCAGCTCGCGGCGCGGGCCGCGGGCCGTCCCGTGCTGATCGACCGCCGCCAGGCCGTGGCGACCCGGGACCAGACCGGCGGGGACCTCGTCGCGTGGATCAACTACCAGAGCATGTGGCAGGACATCACGCGCAGTGAGCCGGAGTTCCTGGCCTGA
- a CDS encoding ATP-binding protein produces MHSERPTRLPQDIEWRMARRARSVGRARSLFREQAGSWGLDPAVIDTAELLLSELMTNAYRHAADPPGREVRARAILAGGRLRVQVTDASEVLPVVRAASVEDESGRGLALVAVLADEWGAERREPGVGKVVWFELALTPGP; encoded by the coding sequence ATGCACAGCGAACGGCCCACGAGGCTTCCGCAGGACATCGAATGGCGCATGGCACGGCGTGCGCGGAGTGTGGGGCGCGCGCGGTCGCTGTTCCGGGAGCAGGCCGGGTCGTGGGGGCTCGACCCGGCGGTGATCGACACGGCGGAGCTGCTGCTCAGCGAGCTGATGACGAACGCGTACCGGCACGCCGCCGACCCGCCGGGCCGGGAGGTCCGGGCGCGGGCGATCCTGGCCGGGGGGCGGCTGCGGGTGCAGGTGACGGACGCGAGCGAGGTGCTGCCGGTGGTCCGGGCGGCGTCCGTCGAGGACGAGTCGGGGCGGGGGCTGGCGCTCGTGGCGGTGCTGGCGGACGAGTGGGGTGCGGAGCGGCGGGAGCCCGGGGTGGGCAAGGTGGTGTGGTTCGAGCTGGCGCTCACCCCGGGCCCGTAG
- a CDS encoding ATP-binding protein yields the protein MPEAATAPLTEDPRDPRPPRKLYRSSDGRWLGGVARGLAGHLGLPVIWVRLVFVGLFMADGLGALLYAAFWFFVPLGVGGVGAERPPVLTSEVSADGRRRLVTRRPDRGQVLALLLMVIMSMIFVQNVNLTGNTKAYVVPTILVGAGVALVWRQADNARRARWVEVGRRRRTLNLARAAAGVLLVGAGVTGIFVTQGATEHLGSILQAALAVLVGVALLAGPYLIRMTQDLSEERLMRIRAQERAEVAAHVHDSVLHTLTLIQRNADSPAEVRRLARAQERDLRAWLYKPAAAENPQEPETVAEAVKRSAAEVEDKHGVPLEVVVVGDCPLDEKLAAQMQAAREAMVNAAKYGGEGGPVQVYAEVEGDEVFVSVRDRGPGFDLDAIPADRMGVRESIIGRMERNGGTARLRAVPDGGTEVELTMKRAEKSA from the coding sequence ATGCCGGAAGCAGCGACCGCCCCTCTCACCGAAGACCCGCGCGACCCGCGGCCGCCGCGCAAGCTCTACCGCAGCAGCGACGGACGCTGGCTGGGCGGGGTCGCGCGGGGCCTCGCGGGGCATCTCGGGCTGCCGGTGATCTGGGTGCGCCTCGTCTTCGTCGGCCTGTTCATGGCCGACGGGCTCGGCGCGCTGCTCTACGCCGCGTTCTGGTTCTTCGTGCCGCTGGGCGTGGGCGGCGTCGGCGCCGAGCGGCCGCCGGTGCTCACGTCGGAGGTGTCGGCGGACGGCCGGCGCCGGCTCGTCACGCGCCGCCCCGACCGGGGCCAGGTGCTCGCGCTGCTGCTCATGGTCATCATGTCGATGATCTTCGTCCAGAACGTGAACCTCACCGGCAACACCAAGGCGTACGTCGTCCCCACGATCCTCGTCGGCGCGGGCGTCGCCCTCGTGTGGCGGCAGGCGGACAACGCGCGCCGGGCCCGCTGGGTGGAGGTCGGACGGCGCCGGCGCACCCTCAACCTGGCGCGGGCCGCGGCCGGCGTCCTGCTCGTCGGCGCGGGCGTCACCGGCATCTTCGTCACCCAGGGCGCCACCGAGCACCTCGGCTCGATCCTCCAGGCGGCCCTCGCCGTCCTCGTCGGCGTGGCCCTGCTCGCCGGCCCCTATCTCATCCGCATGACCCAGGACCTGTCCGAGGAACGCCTGATGCGCATCCGCGCCCAGGAGCGCGCCGAGGTCGCCGCGCACGTCCACGACTCCGTGCTGCACACCCTGACCCTGATCCAGCGCAACGCGGACAGCCCGGCCGAGGTGCGCCGCCTGGCCCGCGCGCAGGAACGCGACCTGCGGGCCTGGCTCTACAAGCCGGCCGCCGCCGAGAACCCGCAGGAGCCCGAGACGGTCGCCGAGGCCGTCAAGCGCAGCGCGGCCGAGGTCGAGGACAAGCACGGCGTCCCCCTGGAGGTCGTGGTCGTCGGCGACTGCCCCCTGGACGAGAAGCTCGCCGCACAGATGCAGGCCGCGCGGGAAGCGATGGTGAACGCCGCCAAGTACGGTGGCGAGGGCGGGCCGGTGCAGGTCTACGCGGAGGTGGAAGGGGACGAGGTCTTCGTCTCCGTACGGGACCGGGGCCCCGGCTTCGATCTCGACGCGATCCCCGCGGACCGCATGGGCGTAAGAGAATCGATCATCGGCCGGATGGAGCGCAACGGCGGGACGGCCCGGCTGCGGGCGGTCCCCGACGGGGGCACCGAGGTCGAACTGACCATGAAGAGGGCGGAGAAGTCAGCATGA
- a CDS encoding helix-turn-helix domain-containing protein, with translation MTNPAWRYCGSQIKLWRTEAGVARETLADEAGYGYEYVKSMENGRRRPTTHLLQVADLLCKAGGKIAAAQQYLKPEPHPQRSQEFMSLERDAIAVSSYEPLLIPGLLQASEYAKALIGASSPPLDDETVEQRVAGRLKRQEALTARPGVMFSFVVFEAALRTQVGGREVMKGQLERLLDVGELRNVSIQVLPFGRAYGVALRGAVVLLEMADHERYAYVEGPETSTLYADADKVSALVRAHDMIRMHALGPGDSAEFIRKVRGEL, from the coding sequence GTGACGAATCCCGCCTGGCGCTACTGCGGCAGCCAGATCAAGCTCTGGCGCACGGAGGCGGGCGTGGCGCGCGAGACTCTGGCCGACGAGGCCGGTTACGGCTACGAGTACGTGAAGTCGATGGAGAACGGCCGGCGCCGCCCCACGACCCACCTGCTCCAGGTCGCGGATCTGCTGTGCAAGGCGGGCGGCAAGATCGCCGCCGCGCAGCAGTACCTCAAGCCGGAGCCGCACCCCCAGCGCTCCCAGGAGTTCATGTCCCTGGAGCGCGACGCGATCGCCGTCTCCTCCTACGAACCCCTGCTCATCCCGGGCCTGTTACAGGCCTCCGAGTACGCCAAGGCCCTGATCGGGGCCAGCTCCCCGCCCCTCGACGACGAGACGGTCGAGCAGCGGGTAGCCGGTCGCCTCAAGCGACAGGAGGCGCTGACCGCGCGGCCGGGCGTCATGTTCTCGTTCGTGGTGTTCGAGGCGGCGTTGCGGACGCAGGTGGGCGGGCGGGAGGTCATGAAGGGGCAGCTCGAACGCCTGCTGGACGTGGGTGAGTTGCGGAACGTGTCGATTCAGGTGCTGCCGTTCGGGAGGGCGTACGGGGTTGCGCTGCGGGGTGCTGTCGTCCTGCTGGAGATGGCGGACCATGAGCGGTACGCGTATGTGGAGGGGCCGGAGACCAGCACGCTGTATGCCGATGCGGACAAGGTCAGTGCCCTGGTCCGCGCCCATGACATGATCCGGATGCATGCGCTCGGCCCTGGAGACTCAGCCGAATTCATCAGGAAGGTGAGGGGAGAACTGTGA
- a CDS encoding PspC domain-containing protein, whose product MTQAPQNPTDPTVPDDTRTPPRFRRDRRYKTLGGVCAGLGRQCDMDPVIFRIGLAVLSVTGGVGLIFYGFAWLFVPYDDEDENEFRKLLTGRVDGPGLAAIVTALLGCGLFLSMLNNGGVLTFAAVLALLLAGTGYWSQQRRGADPDPVAAQAVADAPPEAQAPPVSGPPSWWRDPIVKDGTHVGATGYFWGPAGSEDLGPAYGAGGGPATRRPAPPAPPRGPRGIGGRVFLGALVAACVGTGVTWDERTLPASLQTGFACALAVFGLGIAVSAFRGRTGAGSIVLAVLTAGLLTASAALPADITKEWMRETWTPASAARVEPRYGLGSGTGTLDLSRVDVARGGAVSTRVEVGAGRVKLVLPKDERVELRLEVGVGDVRLPDDPSGDVDVRPDVDEKVTLPAARGSEDVGLIRVHVEVGLGQVEVSRAA is encoded by the coding sequence ATGACGCAGGCCCCCCAGAACCCGACGGACCCGACGGTCCCCGACGACACCAGGACCCCGCCCCGCTTCCGCCGCGACCGGCGGTACAAGACGCTGGGCGGGGTCTGCGCGGGGCTCGGCCGGCAGTGCGACATGGATCCGGTGATCTTCCGGATCGGCCTCGCCGTGCTCTCCGTGACCGGCGGCGTCGGGCTCATCTTCTACGGCTTCGCGTGGCTGTTCGTCCCCTACGACGACGAGGACGAGAACGAGTTCCGCAAACTGCTCACCGGACGCGTCGACGGGCCGGGGCTCGCCGCGATCGTCACGGCGCTGCTCGGATGCGGGCTGTTCCTGTCGATGCTGAACAACGGGGGCGTGCTCACGTTCGCCGCCGTGCTGGCCCTGCTGCTCGCGGGCACCGGTTACTGGTCGCAGCAGCGGCGCGGCGCGGACCCCGACCCGGTGGCCGCGCAGGCCGTCGCCGACGCGCCGCCCGAGGCGCAGGCGCCGCCCGTCTCCGGGCCGCCGTCCTGGTGGCGGGACCCGATCGTGAAGGACGGCACGCACGTCGGCGCCACCGGGTACTTCTGGGGGCCCGCGGGCAGCGAGGACCTCGGTCCCGCGTACGGGGCCGGGGGCGGGCCCGCGACGAGGCGTCCCGCTCCGCCCGCCCCTCCGCGCGGGCCGCGGGGCATCGGCGGGCGGGTGTTCCTGGGCGCGCTGGTCGCCGCGTGCGTCGGCACGGGGGTCACCTGGGACGAGCGGACGCTCCCGGCGAGTCTGCAGACCGGGTTCGCCTGCGCGCTCGCGGTCTTCGGGCTCGGCATCGCGGTGAGCGCGTTCCGGGGGCGGACCGGGGCCGGGTCGATCGTGCTGGCCGTGCTCACGGCGGGACTGCTCACGGCGTCCGCCGCGCTGCCCGCGGACATCACCAAGGAGTGGATGCGGGAGACGTGGACGCCGGCGAGCGCGGCGCGGGTCGAACCGCGGTACGGGCTGGGGTCCGGCACCGGCACGCTCGATCTGTCCCGGGTGGACGTGGCGCGGGGCGGGGCCGTGTCCACGCGGGTCGAGGTCGGGGCGGGGCGGGTGAAACTCGTGCTGCCGAAGGACGAGCGGGTGGAACTGCGGCTCGAGGTCGGGGTCGGGGACGTGCGGCTGCCGGACGACCCGTCGGGCGACGTCGACGTGCGGCCGGACGTCGACGAGAAGGTGACGCTGCCCGCGGCGCGGGGCAGCGAGGACGTGGGGCTGATCAGGGTCCACGTCGAGGTCGGGCTCGGACAGGTGGAGGTGTCCCGTGCGGCATGA
- the guaA gene encoding glutamine-hydrolyzing GMP synthase gives MSSATPAATAPDTVLVVDFGAQYAQLIARRVREARVYSEIVPSTMPVAEMLAKNPAAIILSGGPSSVYAEGAPRLDRAIFDAGVPVFGMCYGFQLMATALGGTVDDNGAREYGRTPLSVSKASSTLFEGTPTEQSVWMSHGDACSAAPEGFTVTASTDVVPVAAFENDEKKLYGVQYHPEVMHSTHGQQVLEHFLYRGAGIEPSWTTGNVIEEQVEAIRAQVGDKRAICGLSGGVDSAVAAALVQKAIGSQLTCVYVDHGLMRKGETEQVEKDFVAATGANLKVVDASERFLNALAGVSDPETKRKIIGREFIRVFEQAQLEILQEDGPEVAFLVQGTLYPDIVESGGGTGTANIKSHHNVGGLPDDIEFELVEPLRQLFKDEVRMVGAELGLPDEIVQRQPFPGPGLGIRIVGEVTKDRLDLLREADAIAREELTAAGLDREIWQCPVVLLADVRSVGVQGDGRTYGHPIVLRPVSSEDAMTADWTRMPYEVLARISTRITNEVADVNRVVLDVTSKPPGTIEWE, from the coding sequence GTGTCATCAGCGACCCCCGCTGCCACCGCCCCCGACACCGTCCTGGTCGTCGACTTCGGTGCGCAGTACGCCCAGCTCATCGCCCGCCGCGTCCGTGAGGCCCGGGTCTACAGCGAGATCGTGCCGAGCACCATGCCGGTCGCGGAGATGCTCGCCAAGAACCCGGCGGCGATCATCCTCTCCGGCGGCCCCTCGTCGGTCTACGCGGAGGGCGCCCCGCGCCTGGACCGCGCGATCTTCGACGCCGGCGTCCCCGTCTTCGGCATGTGCTACGGCTTCCAGCTGATGGCCACGGCCCTCGGCGGCACCGTCGACGACAACGGCGCCCGCGAGTACGGCCGCACCCCGCTCTCCGTCTCCAAGGCGAGCTCCACGCTGTTCGAGGGCACCCCCACCGAGCAGTCGGTGTGGATGTCGCACGGCGACGCCTGCTCGGCCGCCCCCGAGGGCTTCACCGTGACCGCGTCCACGGACGTCGTCCCGGTCGCCGCCTTCGAGAACGACGAGAAGAAGCTGTACGGGGTCCAGTACCACCCCGAGGTCATGCACTCGACCCACGGCCAGCAGGTGCTCGAGCACTTCCTGTACCGCGGCGCCGGCATCGAGCCGAGCTGGACCACGGGCAATGTGATCGAGGAGCAGGTCGAGGCGATCCGCGCCCAGGTCGGCGACAAGCGCGCGATCTGCGGCCTGTCCGGCGGCGTCGACTCCGCCGTGGCCGCGGCCCTCGTCCAGAAGGCCATCGGCTCGCAGCTCACCTGCGTCTACGTCGACCACGGCCTGATGCGCAAGGGCGAGACCGAGCAGGTCGAGAAGGACTTCGTCGCCGCGACCGGGGCGAACCTGAAGGTCGTCGACGCGTCCGAGCGCTTCCTGAACGCGCTGGCGGGCGTCTCCGACCCGGAGACCAAGCGCAAGATCATCGGCCGCGAGTTCATCCGCGTCTTCGAGCAGGCCCAGCTGGAGATCCTCCAGGAGGACGGCCCCGAGGTCGCGTTCCTCGTCCAGGGCACCCTGTACCCGGACATCGTCGAGTCCGGCGGCGGCACCGGCACGGCGAACATCAAGTCGCACCACAACGTCGGCGGTCTGCCCGACGACATCGAGTTCGAGCTCGTCGAGCCGCTGCGCCAGCTGTTCAAGGACGAGGTCCGCATGGTCGGCGCCGAGCTGGGCCTGCCGGACGAGATCGTCCAGCGCCAGCCGTTCCCGGGCCCGGGTCTCGGTATCCGCATCGTCGGCGAGGTGACGAAGGACCGTCTCGACCTCCTCCGCGAGGCCGACGCCATCGCCCGCGAGGAGCTGACGGCGGCCGGTCTCGACCGCGAGATCTGGCAGTGCCCGGTCGTCCTGCTCGCGGACGTCCGCTCCGTCGGCGTCCAGGGTGACGGCCGCACCTACGGCCACCCGATCGTGCTGCGCCCCGTCTCCTCCGAGGACGCCATGACGGCGGACTGGACCCGGATGCCGTACGAGGTCCTCGCCCGGATCTCGACCCGCATCACGAACGAGGTCGCGGACGTCAACCGCGTCGTGCTCGACGTCACGAGCAAGCCGCCGGGCACCATCGAGTGGGAGTAG
- a CDS encoding pyridoxamine 5'-phosphate oxidase family protein, whose amino-acid sequence MTSNWAAFAAAEPEFARTVEERFAQHVHHVLATLRKDGSPRTSGLEVRFLDGEFWLGMMTGSLKARDLLRDPRFAVQANPGEGTSMGGGDVRISGRAVPVEDAESIARYTSEVEVPDPDSFHLFRTELTEVTRTYVEDDTYLVVRVWNPGGGPVRTMKRA is encoded by the coding sequence ATGACGTCGAACTGGGCCGCCTTCGCCGCCGCCGAACCCGAATTCGCCAGGACCGTCGAGGAGCGCTTCGCACAGCACGTCCATCACGTCCTCGCGACGCTCCGCAAGGACGGCTCGCCGCGCACCAGCGGTCTGGAGGTGCGCTTCCTGGACGGCGAGTTCTGGCTCGGCATGATGACCGGCTCGCTCAAGGCCCGCGACCTGCTGCGCGACCCGCGCTTCGCGGTGCAGGCGAACCCGGGCGAGGGCACGTCGATGGGCGGTGGCGACGTGCGGATCAGCGGGCGCGCGGTGCCGGTCGAGGACGCGGAGTCGATCGCCCGCTACACCTCCGAGGTCGAGGTCCCCGACCCGGACTCCTTCCACCTCTTCCGCACGGAGCTGACCGAGGTGACCCGGACGTATGTCGAGGACGACACGTACCTGGTGGTGCGGGTGTGGAACCCGGGCGGCGGCCCGGTCCGCACGATGAAGCGCGCCTAG